In Scylla paramamosain isolate STU-SP2022 chromosome 29, ASM3559412v1, whole genome shotgun sequence, a genomic segment contains:
- the LOC135115645 gene encoding synaptogenesis protein syg-2-like, whose protein sequence is MLTLGLSSEPLRKGATGSHLQKFTVRPESVEVVEGGDVLLTCVVENQQGKAQWTKDGFALVRRGGGAGEHHLAITGATLTEDGEYQCQVGPTSVSPPIWAAANVTVILPPSGVSIVGWGDGAQVEVLAGTSLNLDCEVLGGRPAPRVAWMRGGAPLPPELQDDSTRVSSEPRRWDTRSRLTVNTLPADDGVPYTCRALHPTLASPATLIPNAPSQPSPMEATVTLSVLRESPGATNHHRLHPGRGGRGGGAAHHHLYLQGGNPRPWVLWYRNGNLLDDTTTTSSFLSSSSDGGQEEVGVAKVVVNAHELVLTPQEDTALLECRVSNDLLKEPLVANVTLTVYYAPASVSIRGPAQVGAGDTLNLTCETSDSNPPASITWTLQGEVVENSKSVVAKDGAGGWVTSSRVSQRVDSAAVSPLRVECRALNPAVEQVIRRTTTITVTRPAGPPVFQD, encoded by the exons ATGTTGACGCTCGGCCTCTCCAGTGAGCCACTCCGTAAAG GAGCCACCGGGAGCCACCTGCAGAAGTTCACGGTGCGGCCAGAGagcgtggaggtggtggagggcggGGACGTGCTGCTGACCTGCGTAGTGGAGAACCAGCAGGGGAAGGCACAGTGGACGAAGGATGGTTTTGCTctag TACGCAGGGGAGGCGGCGCGGGGGAGCACCACCTGGCCATCACGGGCGCCACACTCACGGAGGACGGGGAGTACCAGTGCCAAGTGGGGCCGACCAGTGTCAGCCCTCCCATCTGGGCCGCCGCCAACGTCACCGTCATTT TGCCTCCGTCAGGGGTGAGCATCGTGGGGTGGGGTGACGGCGCGCaggtggaggtgctggcggGGACTTCCCTCAACTTGGACTGCGAGGTGCTAGGTGGCCGCCCCGCCCCCCGCGTTGCCTGGATGAGGGGCGGCGCTCCCCTAccgccag AACTTCAGGACGACAGCACGCGGGTGTCGTCAGAACCCCGCCGTTGGGACACCAGGAGCCGGCTTACAGTGAACACCTTGCCAGCAGATGACGGGGTGCCCTATACCTGCCGGGCACTCCACCCCACCCTGGCATCCCCCGCCACGCTCATCCCCAACGCCCCCTCCCAGCCGTCCCCCATGGAAGCCACCGTCACCCTCTCTGTTCTGCGTGA aTCCCCCGGGGCCACCAATCATCACAGGCTACACCCCGGGAGAGGTGGCCGTGGCGGGGGAGCGGCGCACCATCACCTGTACCTCCAAGGGGGGAACCCGAGGCCCTGGGTGTTGTGGTACAGAAATGGGAACCTTCTGGATGATACTACCACTACCtcgtccttcctctcctcctcttctgatgGCGGGCAAGAGGAGGTGGGCGTGGCCAAGGTGGTAGTGAATGCCCATGAGTTGGTCCTCACCCCGCAGGAGGATACCGCCCTTCTGGAGTGTCGTGTGTCTAATGATCTCCTGAAGGAACCGCTTGTGGCCAATGTGACGCTGACGGTGTACT ACGCCCCTGCCAGTGTCTCCATCCGCGGCCCTGCTCAGGTGGGCGCCGGGGACACACTGAACCTTACCTGCGAAACTAGTGACTCCAACCCCCCTGCCTCTATCACCTGGACTCTGCAAG GCGAGGTGGTGGAGAACAGCAAGTCGGTGGTGGCCAAGGACGGCGCGGGGGGCTGGGTGACCTCCTCCCGGGTGAGCCAGCGGGTGGATAGCGCCGCCGTGAGTCCGCTGAGGGTGGAGTGCCGTGCCCTTAATCCAGCGGTGGAGCAAGTCATCAGGAgaaccaccactattactgttaccc GTCCCGCGGGCCCCCCTGTGTTTCAAGATTGA
- the LOC135115736 gene encoding nephrin-like isoform X1 — MLDLTCMSVGGHPPPTIRVFKGEDQVATEVVVEGGVTEARAEVEVTAADNRKEVSCDVTSTAANATPHSTSGTLTVLFPPWEVTGEVTPGTVEEGQVVTLSCESTASLPPSNITWTSTSASLHGAIVSTSSGAFGGMVTRSELHLSTTAEDNGRAFQCEASNGLGVEVRQELILNVLHAPQWMVKPPEQLDVYEGAELVVTATALANPGPLRYWWRRGEETLEATQGELRLGKVGRNLSGNYSVSAYNPRGAVNASFILNVQYGPENLQAVERVTVGEGGAATVECSAGGNPRPTLTWTTSNAFNSTTAQTLSSGVSVARLVLEAATEQHTGLYLCHASNVVASTPPVSTKVIVTQPPRMVVEAAGAGGSWAAVGGRGRLVCRVRAAPAPSFSWTTEDGLTLQSGPKYDLHEPQLVDGLVLWASVLEVLQVEKEDYGKYSCSAHNALGSDSSAIALNPPARPHPPTNFTVTNITSSSVSLSWIPNFAGGLPRGYTIRYRATGTLDHQTVELSGGNTAGTTLTGLTARNYLFSIRATNDQGASEFLKPPLLATLPVGPEGSGGALGMGRWRVPRLILVVMSLTGASLLLLNIAIIACFVRRRARTRLAASSASTTKMEVSLDGYSGANHMASPHHNASTSSTTTTTTSLVAPTTNPPPPPPPLPQHLLPSTTSASTTLLLHHHNNNRGNFFQPQHNGNNQQQQQQQQQQQQQQQQQQQQQQQQQQQQQQVVFPLPPGTCQVGMEVCDGMGEVNMNASPMQNGGLMRRGSITSFKSGGVRENGGVPCRERRSSGGGGGGGGGCGGGGVGGGGNTGAGGESPYHHHHHHHMHPHPHHHHHHHHDPEVCSLTSSTYDASPGLPTSASTSILPQQEQRRSSDAGTPGDDQISLASFHSSHSRTYSQGYIRPLPPPGCPHYSVHPCQSLPCPQSEPQSLPSVVQQGQLYTSLNPSSLYSLSSEYYEARCGQSSFAAGAAPMGYATLGPRSRRAPPSQFSTLQRPRGARLQPRTCQADCCEYENDPHSSNSTQQRRSSFHGSLRRCDAQDAPETQQQQQQQHSTSQQPHQEVGDSGYSTATQQNQKQQPETSEVAGRGRVAGILGGPRGGRVGGYSNQRSSQQDLYSRGQGSQMNSRISSRDSIVAVPAFLIPNSSSNGNNKSNNSTSSPPLPPPPPPTTTITTASSTFTPSAVVSSTSRPRFPHDYVRHGSTKRAKGTVDKKK; from the exons ATGCTTGACCTGACCTGCATGAGCGTGGGGGGTCATCCGCCGCCCACGATCAG AGTGTTCAAGGGGGAGGATCAGGTGGCGACGGAGGTGGTTGTGGAGGGGGGGGTGACGGAGGCCCgggcggaggtggaggtgacGGCGGCTGACAACAGGAAGGAGGTGTCTTGTGATGTTACCAGCACGGCAGCCAACGCCACGCCCCACTCCACTTCGGGGACCCTGACGGTGCTGT TCCCGCCGTGGGAGGTGACGGGGGAGGTGACGCCCGGCACGGTGGAGGAGGGGCAGGTGGTGACGCTGTCCTGTGAGTCCACGGCGAGTCTGCCTCCCTCCAACATCACCTGGACCTCCACTTCGGCCTCCCTGCACGGCGCTATTGTCAGCACCTCCAGCGGGGCGTTTGGGGGCATGGTAACCAG GTCTGAGCTTCACCTGAGCACCACGGCAGAGGACAATGGACGCGCCTTTCAGTGTGAGGCTTCCAATGGGCTGGGCGTCGAGGTGCGGCAGGAACTTATTCTCAACGTCCTTC ACGCTCCCCAGTGGATGGTCAAGCCCCCAGAGCAACTTGATGTGTATGAAGGAGCAGAGTTGGTGGTGACAGCGACGGCCCTTGCCAACCCCGGCCCACTCAG GTACTGGTGGAGGCGAGGGGAAGAGACGCTCGAGGCCACACAGGGGGAGCTGCGGCTGGGTAAGGTGGGCCGCAACCTCTCTGGGAACTACTCCGTCAGCGCCTACAACCCAAGGGGCGCCGTCAACGCATCCTTTATACTGAATGTgcagt ACGGACCTGAGAACCTGCAGGCGGTGGAGAGAGTGACGGTAGGGGAGGGAGGCGCTGCCACAGTGGAGTGTTCTGCAGGAGGCAACCCACGCCCCACCCTCACCTGGACGACCAGCAATGCCTtcaacag caccacagcacaaaCCCTGTCCTCGGGCGTGAGTGTGGCGAGACTCGTGCTGGAGGCGGCCACGGAGCAGCACACAGGCCTCTACCTGTGCCATGCCTCCAATGTGGTGGCCTCCACGCCCCCTGTGTCCACCAAGGTCATCGTGACGC AGCCACCCCgcatggtggtggaggcagcagGGGCTGGAGGGTCCTGGGCGGCAGTGGGGGGCCGGGGACGTCTGGTGTGCCGAGTGAGGGCCGCCCCTGCCCCCTCTTTTTCCTGGACTACCGAGGATGGCCTCACCCTCCAGTCAGGGCCCAAATACGATCTCCATGAGCCACAG CTGGTGGATGGCCTGGTGCTGTGGGCGTCCGTGCTGGAGGTCCtgcaggtggagaaggaagactaTGGCAAGTACTCATGCTCCGCGCACAACGCCCTTGGCTCTGACTCCTCTGCCATTGCCCTCAACCCACCCGCACGCCCTCATCCACCCACTAACttcacg gtTACCAACATCACCTCCTCCAGTGTCTCCCTCTCATGGATTCCTAACTTCGCTGGAGGCCTCCCACGTGGCTACACCATCAGGTACCGCGCCACAGGGACACTTGATCACCAG ACAGTGGAACTCTCAGGCGGCAACACAGCAGGCACCACACTGACGGGGCTGACGGCACGTAACTACCTGTTCAGCATCAGGGCCACCAATGACCAGGGCGCCTCAGAATTCCTGAAGCCACCACTCCTTGCCACACTGCCCG TGGGGCCTGAGGGGAGTGGCGGAGCTCTGGGGATGGGTCGGTGGCGCGTGCCTCGCCTTATCCTGGTGGTGATGAGTCTGACAGGTGCCTCGCTGCTGCTCCTCAACATTGCCATCATTGCTTGCTTTGTGCGGCGCAGAGCCAGGACGCGCCTTGCCGCAA GTTCTGCTTCCACCACCAAGATGGAGGTGTCACTAGATGGCTACAGTGGAGCGAACCACATGGCATCTCCTCACCATAACGCTTccacctcatccaccaccaccactaccaccagcctTGTTGCTCCCACCAccaaccctccccctcctcctccaccactgcctCAGCACCTGctgccctccaccaccagcgcctccactacactcctcctccaccaccacaacaacaatcgTGGCAATTTCTTCCAGCCGCAGCATAATGGCAAcaatcaacagcaacaacaacagcagcagcagcagcagcagcagcaacaacaacagcaacaacagcagcaacaacaacaacaacaacaacaacaggtggTCTTCCCACTTCCACCAGGCACCTGTCAG GTTGGGATGGAAGTCTGTGACGGGATGGGCGAGGTGAACATGAACGCCTCACCCATGCAGAACGGAGGACTGATGAGGAGGGGCAGTATCACCTCCTTCAAgagtggaggagtgagggagaacgGAGGAGTGCCTTGCCGTGAGCGTCGAAGtagtggcggaggaggaggaggaggaggaggctgtggtggtggtggtgtaggtggtggggGTAACACAGGAGCAGGAGGTGAGagtccctaccaccaccatcaccaccaccacatgcatcctcacccacaccatcatcaccaccaccatcatgaccCGGAGGTGTGTTCGCTAACCTCCAGCACCTATGACGCCTCCCCAGGTCTTCCCACCTCCGCCTCCACCAGCATCCTTCCCCAGCAGGAGCAGAGGAGGAGCTCAGATGCCGGCACCCCTGGAGATGATCAGATTTCTCTGGCCTCCTTCCACAGCAGTCACTCTCGCACTTATTCCCAAGGGTACATCCGTCCCCTGCCCCCTCCTGGCTGCCCCCACTACTCTGTGCATCCCTGCCAGAGTCTCCCATGCCCCCAAAGTGAGCCACAATCCCTGCCATCCGTGGTGCAGCAGGGGCAGTTATACACAAGTCTCAACCCATCAAGTCTGTACAGCCTCAGTTCGGAGTATTATGAAGCACGTTGTGGCCAGTCCTCCTTTGCTGCTG GCGCTGCTCCCATGGGCTATGCCACCCTGGGACCCAGGAGTCGTCGTGCTCCACCCTCGCAGTTCTCCACCCTTCAGCGGCCCCGTGGAGCGCGATTACAGCCCAGGACGTGCCAG GCTGACTGCTGCGAGTATGAGAATGATCCACACAGCAGTAACAGCACACAGCAGCGCCGTAGCAGCTTCCACGGCTCCCTCCGACGCTGTGACGCTCAAGATGCACCTGAAacgcaacagcagcaacagcagcagcatagcACATCACAGCAGCCTCACCAGGAGGTTGGGGACAGTGGGTACAGCACTGCAACACAGCAGAATCAGAAACAGCAGCCAGAGACGAGTGAAgttgcaggaagaggaagagtagcagGAATTCTGGGgggaccaagaggaggaagagtaggagggtACAGCAACCAGCGGTCCTCACAGCAAGACCTTTACAGCAGAGGGCAGGGCAGTCAGATGAACAGCAGAATAAGCTCCCGTGATTCTATCGTTGCTGTGCCTGCCTTCCTCATccccaacagcagcagcaacggcaACAACAAGAGTAATAACAGCACGTCATCTcctccattgccaccaccaccaccacccactaccaccatcaccacagcctccTCCACTTTCACCCCCTCTGCTGTTGTCTCCTCCACCTCACGCCCAAGGTTTCCACACGATTATGTTCGTCACGGATCAACCAAAAGAGCCAAGGGAACTGTTGATAAGAAAAagtag
- the LOC135115736 gene encoding nephrin-like isoform X2, which translates to MLDLTCMSVGGHPPPTIRVFKGEDQVATEVVVEGGVTEARAEVEVTAADNRKEVSCDVTSTAANATPHSTSGTLTVLFPPWEVTGEVTPGTVEEGQVVTLSCESTASLPPSNITWTSTSASLHGAIVSTSSGAFGGMVTRSELHLSTTAEDNGRAFQCEASNGLGVEVRQELILNVLHAPQWMVKPPEQLDVYEGAELVVTATALANPGPLRYWWRRGEETLEATQGELRLGKVGRNLSGNYSVSAYNPRGAVNASFILNVQYGPENLQAVERVTVGEGGAATVECSAGGNPRPTLTWTTSNAFNSTTAQTLSSGVSVARLVLEAATEQHTGLYLCHASNVVASTPPVSTKVIVTQPPRMVVEAAGAGGSWAAVGGRGRLVCRVRAAPAPSFSWTTEDGLTLQSGPKYDLHEPQLVDGLVLWASVLEVLQVEKEDYGKYSCSAHNALGSDSSAIALNPPARPHPPTNFTVTNITSSSVSLSWIPNFAGGLPRGYTIRYRATGTLDHQTVELSGGNTAGTTLTGLTARNYLFSIRATNDQGASEFLKPPLLATLPVGPEGSGGALGMGRWRVPRLILVVMSLTGASLLLLNIAIIACFVRRRARTRLAASSASTTKMEVSLDGYSGANHMASPHHNASTSSTTTTTTSLVAPTTNPPPPPPPLPQHLLPSTTSASTTLLLHHHNNNRGNFFQPQHNGNNQQQQQQQQQQQQQQQQQQQQQQQQQQQQQQVVFPLPPGTCQVGMEVCDGMGEVNMNASPMQNGGLMRRGSITSFKSGGVRENGGVPCRERRSSGGGGGGGGGCGGGGVGGGGNTGAGGESPYHHHHHHHMHPHPHHHHHHHHDPEVCSLTSSTYDASPGLPTSASTSILPQQEQRRSSDAGTPGDDQISLASFHSSHSRTYSQGYIRPLPPPGCPHYSVHPCQSLPCPQSEPQSLPSVVQQGQLYTSLNPSSLYSLSSEYYEARCGQSSFAAGAAPMGYATLGPRSRRAPPSQFSTLQRPRGARLQPRTCQNHAVNSSKSDGTAA; encoded by the exons ATGCTTGACCTGACCTGCATGAGCGTGGGGGGTCATCCGCCGCCCACGATCAG AGTGTTCAAGGGGGAGGATCAGGTGGCGACGGAGGTGGTTGTGGAGGGGGGGGTGACGGAGGCCCgggcggaggtggaggtgacGGCGGCTGACAACAGGAAGGAGGTGTCTTGTGATGTTACCAGCACGGCAGCCAACGCCACGCCCCACTCCACTTCGGGGACCCTGACGGTGCTGT TCCCGCCGTGGGAGGTGACGGGGGAGGTGACGCCCGGCACGGTGGAGGAGGGGCAGGTGGTGACGCTGTCCTGTGAGTCCACGGCGAGTCTGCCTCCCTCCAACATCACCTGGACCTCCACTTCGGCCTCCCTGCACGGCGCTATTGTCAGCACCTCCAGCGGGGCGTTTGGGGGCATGGTAACCAG GTCTGAGCTTCACCTGAGCACCACGGCAGAGGACAATGGACGCGCCTTTCAGTGTGAGGCTTCCAATGGGCTGGGCGTCGAGGTGCGGCAGGAACTTATTCTCAACGTCCTTC ACGCTCCCCAGTGGATGGTCAAGCCCCCAGAGCAACTTGATGTGTATGAAGGAGCAGAGTTGGTGGTGACAGCGACGGCCCTTGCCAACCCCGGCCCACTCAG GTACTGGTGGAGGCGAGGGGAAGAGACGCTCGAGGCCACACAGGGGGAGCTGCGGCTGGGTAAGGTGGGCCGCAACCTCTCTGGGAACTACTCCGTCAGCGCCTACAACCCAAGGGGCGCCGTCAACGCATCCTTTATACTGAATGTgcagt ACGGACCTGAGAACCTGCAGGCGGTGGAGAGAGTGACGGTAGGGGAGGGAGGCGCTGCCACAGTGGAGTGTTCTGCAGGAGGCAACCCACGCCCCACCCTCACCTGGACGACCAGCAATGCCTtcaacag caccacagcacaaaCCCTGTCCTCGGGCGTGAGTGTGGCGAGACTCGTGCTGGAGGCGGCCACGGAGCAGCACACAGGCCTCTACCTGTGCCATGCCTCCAATGTGGTGGCCTCCACGCCCCCTGTGTCCACCAAGGTCATCGTGACGC AGCCACCCCgcatggtggtggaggcagcagGGGCTGGAGGGTCCTGGGCGGCAGTGGGGGGCCGGGGACGTCTGGTGTGCCGAGTGAGGGCCGCCCCTGCCCCCTCTTTTTCCTGGACTACCGAGGATGGCCTCACCCTCCAGTCAGGGCCCAAATACGATCTCCATGAGCCACAG CTGGTGGATGGCCTGGTGCTGTGGGCGTCCGTGCTGGAGGTCCtgcaggtggagaaggaagactaTGGCAAGTACTCATGCTCCGCGCACAACGCCCTTGGCTCTGACTCCTCTGCCATTGCCCTCAACCCACCCGCACGCCCTCATCCACCCACTAACttcacg gtTACCAACATCACCTCCTCCAGTGTCTCCCTCTCATGGATTCCTAACTTCGCTGGAGGCCTCCCACGTGGCTACACCATCAGGTACCGCGCCACAGGGACACTTGATCACCAG ACAGTGGAACTCTCAGGCGGCAACACAGCAGGCACCACACTGACGGGGCTGACGGCACGTAACTACCTGTTCAGCATCAGGGCCACCAATGACCAGGGCGCCTCAGAATTCCTGAAGCCACCACTCCTTGCCACACTGCCCG TGGGGCCTGAGGGGAGTGGCGGAGCTCTGGGGATGGGTCGGTGGCGCGTGCCTCGCCTTATCCTGGTGGTGATGAGTCTGACAGGTGCCTCGCTGCTGCTCCTCAACATTGCCATCATTGCTTGCTTTGTGCGGCGCAGAGCCAGGACGCGCCTTGCCGCAA GTTCTGCTTCCACCACCAAGATGGAGGTGTCACTAGATGGCTACAGTGGAGCGAACCACATGGCATCTCCTCACCATAACGCTTccacctcatccaccaccaccactaccaccagcctTGTTGCTCCCACCAccaaccctccccctcctcctccaccactgcctCAGCACCTGctgccctccaccaccagcgcctccactacactcctcctccaccaccacaacaacaatcgTGGCAATTTCTTCCAGCCGCAGCATAATGGCAAcaatcaacagcaacaacaacagcagcagcagcagcagcagcagcaacaacaacagcaacaacagcagcaacaacaacaacaacaacaacaacaggtggTCTTCCCACTTCCACCAGGCACCTGTCAG GTTGGGATGGAAGTCTGTGACGGGATGGGCGAGGTGAACATGAACGCCTCACCCATGCAGAACGGAGGACTGATGAGGAGGGGCAGTATCACCTCCTTCAAgagtggaggagtgagggagaacgGAGGAGTGCCTTGCCGTGAGCGTCGAAGtagtggcggaggaggaggaggaggaggaggctgtggtggtggtggtgtaggtggtggggGTAACACAGGAGCAGGAGGTGAGagtccctaccaccaccatcaccaccaccacatgcatcctcacccacaccatcatcaccaccaccatcatgaccCGGAGGTGTGTTCGCTAACCTCCAGCACCTATGACGCCTCCCCAGGTCTTCCCACCTCCGCCTCCACCAGCATCCTTCCCCAGCAGGAGCAGAGGAGGAGCTCAGATGCCGGCACCCCTGGAGATGATCAGATTTCTCTGGCCTCCTTCCACAGCAGTCACTCTCGCACTTATTCCCAAGGGTACATCCGTCCCCTGCCCCCTCCTGGCTGCCCCCACTACTCTGTGCATCCCTGCCAGAGTCTCCCATGCCCCCAAAGTGAGCCACAATCCCTGCCATCCGTGGTGCAGCAGGGGCAGTTATACACAAGTCTCAACCCATCAAGTCTGTACAGCCTCAGTTCGGAGTATTATGAAGCACGTTGTGGCCAGTCCTCCTTTGCTGCTG GCGCTGCTCCCATGGGCTATGCCACCCTGGGACCCAGGAGTCGTCGTGCTCCACCCTCGCAGTTCTCCACCCTTCAGCGGCCCCGTGGAGCGCGATTACAGCCCAGGACGTGCCAG AATCACGCAGTCAACAGTAGTAAATCTGATGGGACTGCAGCATGA